The genomic window TCGTACTCGCGGTTTTTGAGGTCGACCTGCACGCCCTTGACCTTCAGGACGCGCGACGGCGGGTAGAAGTGGTAATCGCCGAACACCAGTTCCACCTCGTGCTGGGCGGGGTAAGACCGGCGCAGGAGTGCGTTGACCCGGGCTTCGAGCTCCTTGGCATGGTCCGGATTGGCCATGAAGTCGTCGGCGCCGGCGTTGAGCCCTTCAACCACCTCGGGGTCGTCGCGCTCCGCGTTGACAAAAAGAATGGGAAGGCGGCTCTTGAGGTCGTTACGGACGGTCTTCACCACGTCGATGCCCCGGATGTCGGGCAACCCCCAGTCGAGAATCAGGAGATCGAAGGTTTGCCGGCGCAGTGCCTGCAGCAGTGTCCGTCCTTCGGTGTAAGGGTGGCATTCGTGCCCGAACCCCGCCATTGCCTGATTGATCAGGTGAAGCTGATCAGGCTCGTGATCAAGTACTGCGATACGCATTCCGTCCCCTTCTTCCGACCGTGCAGCCTCTGAGTGCTGTCGAAGAAGTGTATCTATCTGCGTCTGCGGCAATGAACGTTGCATGCAATTAATGCACGTTATTGAACTTTATCCCGGCAAACTGACAGCAGTTGGGAACAATTGAAAACAAATCTGTTTTTCCGAGAGGCGCGCGCTCTGCGTTCTGATCGGCCCATGAAAACAACATACGTGGCCTCATTGCGCCTGCCTATGGGCGACCGTGATTCCGGCCCCCGGAACCGCTAGCATTTATGTAGCTACAAACGCAATGATCACGGTCATCAAGCGCCAATAGATACTGCGATTCAGGCGACAGTGGTGGCCGTAATCTTGCTGTAAGCTCTGCCCGCGTTCCGTGTTGCCCTTGCCCTGAGGAGATTTCTATGCTGATAGGCGTGCCTGCCGAAACGACGGCCGGCGAAACCCGTGTGGCCGTTACACCCGAAACGGTGAAGAAACTTGTCACTGCGGGGCACACGATTCGCGTGCAGTCCGGAGCCGGCGTTGCAGCCAGCGTCACCGATGCCGCCTACATTGCAGCCGGTGCTGAAATCACCGACGTGGCGGGCGCCTTCGGGGCCGACATGGTGCTCAAGGTGCGCTCGCCGAATGACGCCGAAGCCGCGCTCATGAAGCCGGGCACCGTCGTCATTGGCATGCTCAACCCCTTCGACGCCGCCGGCCTGCAGCGGCTGGCCACGGCCGGGCTCACCGCCTTTGCGCTCGAAGCCGCCCCCCGCACCACCCGGGCCCAGAGCATGGACGTGCTCAGCTCGCAGGCCAACATTGCGGGCTACAAGGCCGTGATCATGGCGGCCGACAAATACCAGCGCTTCTTTCCCATGCTGATGACCGCCGCCGGCACCGTGAAGGCGGCACGCGTGGTCATCCTGGGCGTGGGCGTGGCGGGCCTGCAGGCCATCGCCACGGCCAAGCGCCTGGGCGCGGTCATCGAAGCTTCGGACGTGCGCCCGAGCGTGAAGGAGCAGATCGAATCGCTCGGCGGCAAGTTCATCGAAGTGTCCTACGACACCGACGAGGAGAAAGAAGCCGCCGTGGGCGTCGGCGGCTACGCCAAGCCCATGCCCGCGAGCTGGCTCGCGCGCCAACAGGTCGAGGTGGCCAAGCGCGTGGCGCTGGCCGACATCGTCATCAGCACCGCGCTCATTCCCGGCCGCGCGGCACCCACGCTCATCACCGAGGACATGGTCAAGTCCATGAAGCCCGGCTCGGTGATCGTCGACATTGCCGCCGGCAAGGGTCCGGACGGCATGGGCGGCAACTGCCCGCTGTCGGAGGCCGACCGCACGGTGGTGAAGCACGGCGTGACCATCGTGGGCGAAACCAATCTTCCCGCGCTGGTGGCGGCCGATGCGTCGGCGCTCTATGCGCGCAACGTGCTGGACTTCCTCAAGCTCATCGTCACCAAGGAGGGCGCGCTCAAGATCGACCTCGAGGACGACATCGTCGCCGCCTGCCGCGTTGCGCACGACGGCCAGGTCACGAAGAAGTAAGCGGCCCCCCAGCGTTCGAACGAGGAGAAGAACCCATGGACATCGTTTCCCACACAGTCATCAACCTGATCATCTTCGTGCTGGCCATCTACGTGGGCTACCACGTGGTGTGGACGGTGACGCCCGCGCTGCACACGCCGCTCATGGCGGTGACCAACGCGATCTCGGCCATCGTGATCGTGGGCGCCATGCTCGCGGCGGCGCTCACCGAAACCGGCCTGGGCAAGACCATGGGCGTGCTGGCGGTGGCGCTGGCCGCGGTGAACGTCTTCGGCGGCTTCCTCGTCACGCGGCGCATGCTCGAGATGTTCAAGAAGAAAGAAAAGAAGGCCGCACCCAAGGCTGAAGAGGGAGTCGCCAAGTGAGCATGAATCTCGTCACGCTGCTGTACCTCGTTGCCAGCATCTGCTTCATCCAGGCCCTGAAGGGCCTCTCCCATCCCACCACCTCCATCCGGGGCAACGTCTTCGGCATGACCGGCATGGCCATTGCCGTGCTGACGACCGGCGCGCTCATCTACAAGCTGGCGGGCGGCAGCCTCACCGGCCTGGGCTACGTGCTGGTTGCGCTGGTGCTGGGCGGCGGCCTGGGTGCCTATATGGCCAACAAGGTCGAGATGACCAAGATGCCCGAGCTGGTCGCCTTCATGCACAGCATGATCGGCCTGGCCGCGGTGTTCATCGCCGTGGCGGCCGTGGCCGAGCCGTATGCCTTCAACATCACGCCCAAGGGCGAGATGATTCCCGCGGGCAACCGGCTCGAGCTGTTCCTGGGTGCGGCGATCGGCGCCATCACCTTCAGCGGCTCTGTCATCGCCTTCGGCAAGCTGTCGGGCAAGTACAAGTTCCGCCTGTTCCAGGGCGCGCCGGTGCAGTTTGCCGGCCAGCACATGCTGAATCTGGTGCTCGGCGTGGCCACCATCGGGCTGGGCCTGGTGTTCATGTTCACCGAAAGCTGGCCCGCCTTCTTCGCGATGCTGGCGCTGGCCTTCGTGATGGGCGTGCTCATCATCATTCCGATCGGCGGCGCCGACATGCCGGTGGTGGTGTCGATGCTCAACAGCTACTCGGGCTGGGCGGCGGCGGGCATCGGTTTCAGCCTGAACAACGCAATGCTGATCGTGGCCGGTTCGCTGGTGGGCTCTTCGGGCGCAATCCTGAGCTACATCATGTGCAAGGCCATGAACCGCTCGTTCTTCAACGTGATCCTGGGCGGCTTCGGCGGCGACGCAGCCGCAGCCACAGGCGGCGCGAAGGAGCAGCGTCCGGTCAAGAGCGGCAGCGCCGACGACGCAGCCTTCGTGCTCGGCAATGCCGAGACGGTGGTCATCGTGCCGGGCTACGGCCTGGCGGTGGCACGTGCGCAGCATGCAGTGAAGGAACTGGCGCAAAAGCTCACCGACAAGGGCATTACCGTGAAGTACGCCATTCACCCGGTGGCCGGCCGCATGCCGGGCCACATGAACGTGCTGCTGGCCGAGGCCGAGGTGCCGTACGACCAGGTGTTCGAAATGGAAGACATCAACGGCGAATTCGGCCAGGCCGACGTGGCCATCATCCTGGGCGCCAACGACGTGGTGAACCCCGCCGCGCACACCAAGGGCAGCCCGATCTACGGCATGCCGATTCTCGAAGCCTACAAGGCCAAGACGGTGATCGTGAACAAGCGCTCCATGGCGGCGGGCTATGCCGGCCTGGACAACGAGCTCTTCTACATGGACAAGACGATGATGGTCTTTGGCGATGCGAAAAAAGTAGTGGAAGATATGGGCAAGGCCATCGAATAGGCCAAAGGTTCCGCGCCCGCGCAGCGCGGGCCAGATCATCGCGGCGCCATCAAGTGCGCCGTTTTCGTTTTTCAAATACCCGATTTTTGGAGGAGACACATCCATGACCGATCGTCCCTGGCTCGGCAGCTACCCGCAAGGCGTGCCTGCCGATATCGATCCTTCCCAGTACCAGTCGCTGGTGGCGCTCATGGAAGAGAGCTTCGCCAAGTACGCCGACCGCACGGCCTACAGCTTCATGGGCAAGGACGTGAGCTACGGGGAGACCGACAAGCTCAGCAGGGCGTTCGCGGCTTACCTTCAAGGCCTGGCACTGGCCAAGGGCGACCGGGTCGCGGTCATGATGCCCAATTGCCCGCAGTACCCGATTGCGGTGGCGGCCATCCTGCGCGCCGGCCTCATCCTGGTGAACGTGAACCCGCTGTACACGCCGCGCGAACTCGAGCACCAGCTCAAGGATTCGGGCGCCAAGGCCATCATCATCATGGAGAACTTCGGCACCACGCTGCAGCAATGCATCGCGGCCACGCCCATCAAGCACATCGTGCTGGCGGCCATGGGCGACCGGCTCGGTTTTCTGAAAGGTGCGCTGGTCAACTACGTGGTGCGCAACGTCAAGAAGCTGGTGCCGCACTTCAGCCTGCCCGGCGCGGTGCGCTTCAACGATGCGCTCGACCAGGGCGCGGGCCGCACGCTGCAGCTGCCGGTGATCGGGCCCGACGACGTGGCCGTGCTGCAGTACACCGGCGGCACCACGGGCGTTTCGAAGGGGGCGGTGCTGCTGCACCGCAACGTGATTGCCAACGTGCTGCAGTCCGAAGCCTGGAACGAGCCCGCCATGGCGCAGGTACCGGCGGGCGAGCAACCCACGGGCGTTTGCGCGCTGCCGCTGTATCACATCTTCGCTTTCACGGTGGGCATGATGCTGAGCATGCACACGGGCGGCAAGCTCATCCTCATTCCCAATCCGCGCGACCTGGCGGGCGTGCTCAAGGAACTCTCCAAGCACACGATCCACACCTTCCCGGCGGTCAACACGCTGTTCAACGGGCTGGCGAACCATCCGGATTTCAACACCGTCAACTGGAAGAACCTCAAGGTCTCGGTCGGCGGCGGCATGGCCGTGCAAGCCGCGGTGGCCAAGCTCTGGCTCGAGAAAACCGGCTGCCCCATCTGCGAGGGCTACGGTCTTTCCGAAACCTCGCCTTCGGCCACCTGCAACCCGACCGACAGCAAGGCCTACACCGGCACCATCGGACTGCCGCTGCCGAGCACCTCGCTCAAGCTGCTCGACGACGAGGGCCGCGAGGTGCCGCCGGGCCAGCCGGGCGAAATCGCAATCAAGGGCCCGCAGGTGATGGCGGGCTACTGGCAGCGGCCCGACGAAACCGCCAAGGTCATGACGGCCGACGGCTACTTCAAGACCGGCGACATCGGCATGGTCGACGAGCGCGGCTACTTCAAGGTGGTCGACCGCAAGAAGGACATGATCCTGGTGTCGGGCTTCAACGTGTACCCGAACGAGGTCGAAGACGTGGTGGCGCAGATTCCGGGCGTGCTCGAATGCGCCGCGGTCGGCATCGTCGACGAGAAGACCGGCGAGGCCGTCAAGCTCGTAATCGTCAAGAAGGACCCTTCGCTGACCGAAGCGCAGGTTCGCGAATACTGCAAAGCAAACCTAACGGGTTACAAGCAGCCGAGGATCGTGGAGTTCCGCACCGACATGCCGAAGACCCCTGTAGGAAAGATCCTGCGGCGCGAGTTGCGGGACGCCAAAAAGTAAGGGTTCGGCCCGGGTAGGGCGGCGGCATCGATCTTGCATATTGCGGGTCGATGCTTCGCTTCCTACTCACGCGCGTGAGCTTGCTGGTGCCGACCTTCATCGGCATGACGCTGCTTGCCTTCTTTCTCATCCGGCTGGTGCCGGGCGACCCCATTGAAACCATGGCCGGCGAGCGCGGGATCGACCCTGCGCGCCACGCCCAGCTGCGCACGGCCTACGGCTTCGACAAGCCGGTGATCGTGCAATACGGCATCTATATCGGCCGCGTGCTGCAGGGCGATCTCGGCAAGTCGCTCATCACGCAGGACTCGGTGATGAGCGAGTTCCTGGCGCTATTCCCAGCCACGATGGAGCTGGGCGTGTGCGCAATTGCCTTTGCGCTTCTGCTGGGGCTTCCGGCCGGCATTCTTGCGGCGGTGCGCCGCAATTCCATCTTCGATCACGGCGTGATGGCCACCTCGCTCACCGGTTATTCGATGCCGATCTTCTGGTGGGGGCTGCTGCTGATCCTGTTCTTCTCGGTGCAGCTGGGGTGGACGCCCGTTTCAGGCCGCATCTCGGTGCAGTATTTCGTCGAACCGCAGACCGGCTTTCTTCTGATCGACTCGCTGCGCGCCGGCGAGACCGACGCCTTCTGGTCCGCGCTGCATCACCTGATTCTCCCGGCGATCGTGCTCGGCACCGTGCCGCTTGCGGTCATTGCGCGCATGACGCGCTCGGCCATGCTCGAGGTGCTTGGCGAAGACTACATCCGCACCGCACGCGCCAAGGGCCTTTCGCGGTTTCGGGTGGTGGGGCTGCACGCGCTGCGCAACGCGCTGATCCCGGTGGTCACGGTCATCGGCCTGCAGGTGGGCGTGCTCTTTACCGGCGCGATTCTGACCGAGACCATCTTCTCCTGGCCCGGCGTCGGCAAGTGGCTCATCGAGGCCATCGGGCGGCGCGACTATCCGGTGCTGCAGGGCGGCATGCTGCTGCTCGGCGGCATCGTGATGCTGATCAACCTGCTGGTCGACGTGACCTATGGCGTCATCAATCCACGCATCCGGCACTGACTGATTCCATGGCAACGACACACGCAGTTTCAAGCAGTGCAGGGGGTACGGCACCCCCCGGGCCCTGGCGCGAGTTCTGGACGGCCTTCTCGGCCAACCGCGGCGCGGTGATCGGCCTTGCCACCATCGTCCTGCTG from Variovorax paradoxus includes these protein-coding regions:
- a CDS encoding long-chain-fatty-acid--CoA ligase; the encoded protein is MTDRPWLGSYPQGVPADIDPSQYQSLVALMEESFAKYADRTAYSFMGKDVSYGETDKLSRAFAAYLQGLALAKGDRVAVMMPNCPQYPIAVAAILRAGLILVNVNPLYTPRELEHQLKDSGAKAIIIMENFGTTLQQCIAATPIKHIVLAAMGDRLGFLKGALVNYVVRNVKKLVPHFSLPGAVRFNDALDQGAGRTLQLPVIGPDDVAVLQYTGGTTGVSKGAVLLHRNVIANVLQSEAWNEPAMAQVPAGEQPTGVCALPLYHIFAFTVGMMLSMHTGGKLILIPNPRDLAGVLKELSKHTIHTFPAVNTLFNGLANHPDFNTVNWKNLKVSVGGGMAVQAAVAKLWLEKTGCPICEGYGLSETSPSATCNPTDSKAYTGTIGLPLPSTSLKLLDDEGREVPPGQPGEIAIKGPQVMAGYWQRPDETAKVMTADGYFKTGDIGMVDERGYFKVVDRKKDMILVSGFNVYPNEVEDVVAQIPGVLECAAVGIVDEKTGEAVKLVIVKKDPSLTEAQVREYCKANLTGYKQPRIVEFRTDMPKTPVGKILRRELRDAKK
- a CDS encoding ABC transporter permease subunit, with protein sequence MLRFLLTRVSLLVPTFIGMTLLAFFLIRLVPGDPIETMAGERGIDPARHAQLRTAYGFDKPVIVQYGIYIGRVLQGDLGKSLITQDSVMSEFLALFPATMELGVCAIAFALLLGLPAGILAAVRRNSIFDHGVMATSLTGYSMPIFWWGLLLILFFSVQLGWTPVSGRISVQYFVEPQTGFLLIDSLRAGETDAFWSALHHLILPAIVLGTVPLAVIARMTRSAMLEVLGEDYIRTARAKGLSRFRVVGLHALRNALIPVVTVIGLQVGVLFTGAILTETIFSWPGVGKWLIEAIGRRDYPVLQGGMLLLGGIVMLINLLVDVTYGVINPRIRH
- a CDS encoding NAD(P)(+) transhydrogenase (Re/Si-specific) subunit beta produces the protein MSMNLVTLLYLVASICFIQALKGLSHPTTSIRGNVFGMTGMAIAVLTTGALIYKLAGGSLTGLGYVLVALVLGGGLGAYMANKVEMTKMPELVAFMHSMIGLAAVFIAVAAVAEPYAFNITPKGEMIPAGNRLELFLGAAIGAITFSGSVIAFGKLSGKYKFRLFQGAPVQFAGQHMLNLVLGVATIGLGLVFMFTESWPAFFAMLALAFVMGVLIIIPIGGADMPVVVSMLNSYSGWAAAGIGFSLNNAMLIVAGSLVGSSGAILSYIMCKAMNRSFFNVILGGFGGDAAAATGGAKEQRPVKSGSADDAAFVLGNAETVVIVPGYGLAVARAQHAVKELAQKLTDKGITVKYAIHPVAGRMPGHMNVLLAEAEVPYDQVFEMEDINGEFGQADVAIILGANDVVNPAAHTKGSPIYGMPILEAYKAKTVIVNKRSMAAGYAGLDNELFYMDKTMMVFGDAKKVVEDMGKAIE
- a CDS encoding response regulator transcription factor, producing MRIAVLDHEPDQLHLINQAMAGFGHECHPYTEGRTLLQALRRQTFDLLILDWGLPDIRGIDVVKTVRNDLKSRLPILFVNAERDDPEVVEGLNAGADDFMANPDHAKELEARVNALLRRSYPAQHEVELVFGDYHFYPPSRVLKVKGVQVDLKNREYELALFLFQNMGRLLSREHLHEAVWGLGVEALSRSLDTHVSRLRTKLALRPSSGFLLLAIYGMGYRLETVEPNTRSGLLAR
- a CDS encoding Re/Si-specific NAD(P)(+) transhydrogenase subunit alpha; its protein translation is MLIGVPAETTAGETRVAVTPETVKKLVTAGHTIRVQSGAGVAASVTDAAYIAAGAEITDVAGAFGADMVLKVRSPNDAEAALMKPGTVVIGMLNPFDAAGLQRLATAGLTAFALEAAPRTTRAQSMDVLSSQANIAGYKAVIMAADKYQRFFPMLMTAAGTVKAARVVILGVGVAGLQAIATAKRLGAVIEASDVRPSVKEQIESLGGKFIEVSYDTDEEKEAAVGVGGYAKPMPASWLARQQVEVAKRVALADIVISTALIPGRAAPTLITEDMVKSMKPGSVIVDIAAGKGPDGMGGNCPLSEADRTVVKHGVTIVGETNLPALVAADASALYARNVLDFLKLIVTKEGALKIDLEDDIVAACRVAHDGQVTKK
- a CDS encoding NAD(P) transhydrogenase subunit alpha: MDIVSHTVINLIIFVLAIYVGYHVVWTVTPALHTPLMAVTNAISAIVIVGAMLAAALTETGLGKTMGVLAVALAAVNVFGGFLVTRRMLEMFKKKEKKAAPKAEEGVAK